A genomic stretch from Kribbella amoyensis includes:
- a CDS encoding carboxylesterase/lipase family protein — MQSSTAAAAAPEVRTDAGDLRGRTTDAGIRVFEGIPYAAPPIGTLRWSSPRPARPWSGVREATTPGSICPQLGRSDSGQPMVAGEEDCLSLNVWAPAQASKAPVLLFLHGGGFTGGVGSLYDPSELVARGNIVVTANYRLGALGFLKHAAMRDSAAGNFGILDQQEALRWIKRNVAAFGGDANRVTLWGESGGAFSVCAQLASPSARGLFARAIVQSGPCVNDMLPAKKAERRASSTAAELGCPDPRTAIDCLRAKPFEQLTGLAEDDKLDRRTTDRPWLPTVGTPVLPLQLSAAQRLGTATAVPVLQGGTKDEMRSFVGSGFDDAGRPVTAAQYLQIIQDLYGRDSSRVLAKYPAAKYPTPSLALAQVLTDEGRLVGACTQLVANGLMARRAPVYAFEFAEPRAIQPGQFPYGAHHGVEIPYFFDSTSTSPWQPPPLTPDQQALAVRLLDQWSAFAATGRPAANWAPYRRDVVRSFTAAATEPVNLRQEHQCDFWDSLGR, encoded by the coding sequence ATGCAGTCGTCTACCGCCGCTGCTGCGGCGCCTGAAGTCCGTACCGACGCGGGTGATCTTCGCGGCCGGACCACAGACGCGGGGATCCGGGTCTTCGAAGGGATTCCGTACGCGGCGCCACCGATCGGTACGTTGCGATGGAGCTCGCCGCGTCCGGCGCGGCCGTGGTCAGGTGTTCGGGAGGCGACCACGCCTGGCTCGATCTGCCCGCAGCTCGGACGGTCGGATTCCGGACAGCCCATGGTGGCGGGGGAGGAGGACTGTCTGTCCCTGAACGTCTGGGCGCCCGCGCAGGCGTCGAAAGCTCCTGTCCTGCTCTTCCTTCACGGGGGCGGATTCACAGGAGGTGTTGGATCGCTCTACGACCCGTCAGAGCTGGTTGCCCGTGGCAATATCGTGGTCACCGCAAACTACCGGTTGGGGGCACTCGGGTTTCTCAAGCACGCAGCGATGCGTGACAGCGCGGCCGGGAACTTCGGCATTCTGGACCAGCAGGAAGCGTTGCGGTGGATCAAGCGCAACGTCGCGGCGTTCGGTGGTGATGCCAACCGGGTCACTCTGTGGGGCGAGTCCGGCGGTGCGTTCAGTGTCTGCGCGCAATTGGCTTCGCCGTCCGCCCGTGGGCTGTTCGCGCGGGCGATCGTGCAGAGCGGTCCCTGTGTGAACGACATGCTGCCCGCAAAGAAGGCTGAGCGCCGTGCGTCCAGCACCGCGGCCGAGCTGGGGTGTCCCGACCCCAGGACCGCGATCGATTGCCTTCGGGCGAAGCCGTTCGAGCAGCTCACCGGCCTGGCCGAGGACGACAAGCTGGACCGACGGACCACTGACCGCCCTTGGCTGCCTACAGTCGGCACGCCCGTTCTGCCGTTGCAGCTCTCGGCCGCGCAACGACTCGGTACGGCCACCGCGGTACCGGTGTTGCAGGGCGGAACGAAGGACGAGATGCGTTCATTCGTCGGAAGTGGCTTCGATGACGCGGGGCGACCGGTGACAGCAGCGCAGTACCTTCAGATCATCCAGGACCTTTACGGTCGCGACTCCTCCCGAGTACTGGCGAAGTACCCGGCCGCGAAGTACCCGACACCGAGTCTTGCGCTGGCGCAGGTGCTGACCGACGAGGGACGCTTGGTGGGAGCCTGCACGCAACTGGTGGCCAACGGTCTGATGGCACGGCGCGCCCCTGTCTACGCGTTCGAGTTCGCGGAGCCGCGGGCGATCCAGCCCGGACAGTTCCCGTACGGCGCTCATCACGGCGTTGAGATCCCGTACTTCTTCGACAGCACGAGCACCAGCCCCTGGCAGCCCCCGCCGCTTACGCCGGACCAGCAGGCGCTCGCCGTTCGCCTCCTCGATCAATGGTCGGCGTTCGCGGCGACCGGCCGGCCGGCCGCGAACTGGGCGCCGTACCGCCGCGATGTCGTGAGGTCTTTCACCGCCGCGGCAACCGAACCCGTGAATCTGCGCCAGGAGCACCAGTGCGACTTCTGGGACTCGCTCGGCCGCTGA
- a CDS encoding alkyl/aryl-sulfatase → MTSSPKPASPTIIDQQSEIRARLPFRDTRDFEDAGRGRVAPLDGAVYAEDGRVVWDNSTYDFLRGECPDTVNPSLWRQSQLVATGGLFEVVPGIYQVRGMDLSNISFVEGETGVIVIDPLISVETAAAALALYRSHRGDRSVTGVIYSHSHIDHFGGVKGVTTQEDVDAGRVPILAPEGFLEHAIAENVYAGTAMGRRAGYMYGAALARGPQGGVGAGLGQTTSTGSVSLIVPTVEVTTTGQEETVDGVRIVFQMAPDTEAPSEMLFYFPDRRALCAAEDATHNLHNLLTLRGAVVRDPHGWSKYLTETIDLFGADLEVVFASHHWPTWGNDRALEFLGLQRDLYAYLHDQTIRMLNQGYVGPEIAERIELPPALENAWSTRGYYGSVSHNVKAIYQRYLGWFDGNPAHLFEHVPAERAARYVELAGGIDAIVAAARTAYEAGDFRWAAEVANHAVFAQPDHADAREVLADAYEQLGYGSENGTWRDFFLSGATELRDGAFGTPTTTAAADLLAELTPAMVFDALAIQVNGPAAWDEKLTIDVVLQDSGERYRVRLANGVLTYSHRPQRDEADTTVTTTRKALPALATGTLAQTGIEVTGDESAIGRLLDVLEPGDPDFAIVTP, encoded by the coding sequence ATGACCAGTTCCCCCAAGCCCGCCAGTCCGACCATCATCGACCAGCAGTCGGAGATCCGCGCTCGACTCCCGTTCCGGGACACCAGGGACTTCGAGGACGCCGGTCGCGGGCGGGTCGCCCCGCTCGACGGCGCGGTGTACGCCGAGGACGGGCGGGTGGTGTGGGACAACTCGACGTACGACTTCCTGCGGGGCGAGTGCCCGGACACGGTCAACCCCAGTCTGTGGCGGCAGTCCCAGCTGGTCGCGACCGGCGGGCTTTTCGAGGTCGTGCCCGGCATCTACCAGGTGCGGGGCATGGACCTGTCGAACATCAGCTTCGTCGAGGGCGAGACCGGAGTCATCGTGATCGACCCGCTGATCTCGGTCGAGACGGCGGCCGCCGCCCTCGCGCTCTACCGCAGCCACCGCGGGGATCGATCGGTCACCGGCGTCATCTACAGCCACTCCCACATCGACCACTTCGGCGGCGTGAAAGGCGTGACCACGCAGGAGGACGTCGACGCCGGCCGGGTCCCGATTCTGGCGCCGGAAGGCTTCCTGGAGCACGCCATCGCCGAGAACGTGTACGCGGGCACGGCGATGGGCCGGCGCGCGGGCTACATGTACGGCGCCGCGCTGGCCCGCGGACCGCAGGGCGGGGTTGGCGCGGGCCTGGGCCAGACCACCTCGACGGGATCGGTCTCGCTGATCGTGCCGACGGTCGAGGTCACCACGACCGGCCAGGAGGAGACCGTGGACGGTGTGCGGATCGTCTTCCAGATGGCGCCGGACACCGAGGCGCCCTCCGAGATGCTCTTCTACTTCCCCGACCGTCGCGCGCTGTGCGCCGCCGAGGACGCGACCCACAACTTGCACAACCTGCTGACGCTGCGCGGCGCGGTCGTCCGTGACCCGCACGGCTGGTCGAAGTACCTCACCGAGACCATCGACCTCTTCGGTGCGGATCTCGAGGTCGTCTTCGCGTCCCACCACTGGCCGACCTGGGGCAACGACCGCGCGCTCGAGTTCCTCGGCCTGCAGCGCGATCTGTACGCCTACCTGCACGACCAGACGATACGGATGCTGAACCAGGGCTACGTAGGCCCCGAGATCGCCGAGCGGATCGAGCTACCGCCGGCTCTCGAGAACGCCTGGTCGACCCGCGGCTACTACGGGTCGGTGAGCCACAACGTGAAGGCGATCTACCAGCGCTACCTGGGCTGGTTCGACGGCAACCCGGCCCACCTCTTCGAGCATGTCCCGGCCGAGCGAGCGGCGCGGTACGTCGAGCTCGCCGGCGGCATCGACGCGATCGTGGCCGCGGCGCGGACGGCGTATGAGGCCGGTGACTTCCGCTGGGCGGCCGAGGTAGCCAACCATGCGGTCTTCGCCCAGCCCGACCACGCCGACGCCCGCGAGGTGCTCGCGGACGCCTACGAGCAGCTGGGCTACGGGTCGGAGAACGGCACCTGGCGCGACTTCTTCCTCTCTGGTGCCACCGAGCTTCGCGACGGCGCGTTCGGCACGCCGACGACGACCGCGGCGGCCGACCTGCTCGCCGAGCTCACCCCGGCGATGGTCTTCGACGCCTTGGCCATTCAGGTCAACGGCCCGGCGGCTTGGGACGAGAAGTTGACGATCGACGTCGTGCTGCAAGACTCCGGCGAACGCTACCGGGTGCGACTGGCCAACGGTGTGCTCACCTACAGCCACCGGCCGCAGCGCGACGAGGCCGACACGACCGTCACAACCACGCGCAAGGCCCTCCCAGCTCTCGCGACGGGGACCCTTGCCCAGACCGGCATCGAAGTCACCGGCGACGAGTCGGCGATCGGCCGGCTGCTCGACGTCCTTGAGCCGGGCGACCCGGACTTCGCGATCGTGACGCCGTGA
- a CDS encoding SulP family inorganic anion transporter, giving the protein MTLVPRPGRPTRQDAVSGFVTGLFSIPEGMAYASIGGFAAPLGLWSGVVPTIVGSVFARTVLMVTTLTSAIALSSRSVLSDAGLDPGDAGALATLTILVGLVMLIMGLLRLGSVMSFVSTAVMTGFTTGIALQIVTGVIKDATAYTPDAHNTIAKLVDAVAHVGDWDSSTVLVSVATVAVWAAFKAVHRLESYATLIALVVVSVASAVLDTDVELVGDIAGIPRSLPPFSAPDFGAVPDLAFGAIAIALVALAQAAGIGAAVANPDGSRPDASTDFRAQGLANVAGGLFSALPTGGSLSRTGVGTSAGARTRWSGVFAGGWLAVIVLAVGPVAGEIPMAVIGGLLIVIGGELITGRFGDIMLVLRTSALSSVAMVVTFLATTQLPLQQAIFIGAGLSILLYAVSASRRGRLLLLTPVTDGGWLVEAPPRVLASHRTTVLHYDGPSFFAEVNRLEEEWPETRETVDAAVVLSFRGSGGIPSATFLKALEQAAGRLHARDIDLVLCGVSPSLFQVLERSHALDLLGEDSVHVETPHLMDSLTTAYAAAERKRASRNEVTDN; this is encoded by the coding sequence GTGACCCTGGTCCCTCGACCGGGCCGACCCACCCGGCAGGACGCGGTCTCCGGGTTCGTCACCGGGCTGTTCTCGATCCCCGAGGGCATGGCCTACGCCAGCATCGGCGGGTTCGCAGCCCCGCTCGGCCTGTGGTCGGGGGTCGTCCCCACGATCGTCGGCTCGGTCTTCGCGCGCACGGTCCTGATGGTGACGACGCTGACCAGTGCGATCGCGCTGTCGTCGCGCAGCGTGCTGTCCGATGCCGGGCTCGACCCAGGCGACGCCGGTGCCCTCGCGACGCTCACGATCCTCGTCGGCCTGGTCATGCTGATCATGGGACTGCTCCGACTCGGCTCGGTGATGTCGTTCGTGTCGACCGCGGTGATGACTGGGTTCACGACCGGCATCGCGCTGCAGATCGTCACCGGTGTCATCAAGGACGCCACGGCGTACACCCCCGACGCGCACAACACGATCGCCAAGCTGGTCGACGCGGTCGCCCACGTCGGCGACTGGGACAGCAGTACCGTGCTGGTCAGTGTCGCGACCGTCGCGGTGTGGGCCGCGTTCAAGGCAGTACACCGACTGGAGTCCTACGCCACCCTGATCGCGCTCGTGGTCGTGAGCGTCGCTTCCGCGGTCCTCGACACCGATGTCGAGCTGGTCGGCGACATCGCCGGCATCCCGCGGTCGCTGCCGCCGTTCTCGGCACCGGACTTCGGCGCGGTCCCCGATCTGGCCTTCGGCGCGATCGCGATCGCCCTGGTCGCGCTCGCCCAGGCGGCCGGGATCGGCGCCGCCGTCGCCAACCCGGACGGCTCGCGGCCCGACGCCTCCACGGACTTCCGCGCGCAGGGCCTCGCCAACGTCGCGGGCGGTCTCTTCTCCGCGCTGCCGACAGGAGGCTCGCTCTCCCGCACGGGCGTCGGCACCAGCGCCGGGGCCCGCACCCGCTGGTCGGGCGTCTTCGCGGGCGGATGGCTGGCCGTGATCGTGCTCGCGGTCGGACCGGTCGCCGGCGAGATCCCGATGGCGGTCATCGGCGGCCTGTTGATCGTCATCGGCGGCGAGCTGATCACCGGCCGGTTCGGAGACATCATGCTGGTACTGCGCACCTCGGCGCTCTCCAGCGTCGCGATGGTCGTGACCTTCCTGGCCACCACCCAGCTGCCGCTGCAGCAGGCGATCTTCATCGGCGCCGGCCTCTCGATCTTGCTGTACGCCGTCTCGGCCTCCCGGCGCGGCCGCCTGCTGCTGCTGACGCCCGTGACCGACGGCGGGTGGTTGGTCGAAGCGCCACCGCGAGTTCTGGCCAGCCACCGAACGACCGTCCTGCACTACGACGGCCCGAGCTTCTTCGCCGAGGTCAATCGCTTGGAGGAAGAGTGGCCCGAAACTCGTGAGACGGTTGACGCCGCCGTCGTGCTGTCGTTCCGTGGCTCCGGAGGAATCCCGTCCGCCACGTTCCTCAAAGCACTCGAACAGGCCGCCGGCCGTCTCCACGCCCGCGACATCGACCTCGTCCTCTGCGGCGTGTCGCCGTCGCTGTTCCAGGTTCTCGAACGCTCGCACGCCCTCGACCTGCTGGGAGAGGACTCCGTCCACGTGGAGACACCGCATCTCATGGACTCGCTCACCACGGCCTACGCGGCCGCCGAACGCAAGCGAGCGAGCAGGAACGAAGTGACGGACAACTGA
- a CDS encoding serine hydrolase domain-containing protein, with protein MGLPASGTGAPRRSTRVGRVDEFSGVAVLAGPGGALASRVGGSVDERMAFQIASGSKQFTACAVLLLVDRGLVALDDPLVAYLDGGQSGVSVHQLLSHTSRIGHWETIPGLDLSDLPDAGAVKELIVAAPLGEPGWVYSSPGYVLLAHVVEAVSGRPYAEFVSSEILEPLGLADTTVAVAPAFAAEGYHGGRPIGGLDLAAIPGAGDLWSTAADQVRFVRAIHAERRLLSASSYEVMCTAHGPLDETWRTEDGWLGGESCGYGVGIGVIGGEPAYFHPGDNSGFRSFRAWLPETDRAAVVLSNDDACDPLPVLRDLLG; from the coding sequence ATGGGGCTGCCGGCATCGGGTACTGGTGCCCCACGTCGGAGCACTAGGGTCGGTCGGGTGGATGAGTTTTCTGGGGTAGCGGTTCTGGCAGGCCCGGGTGGGGCGTTGGCGAGCCGGGTTGGTGGGTCGGTGGATGAACGGATGGCGTTTCAGATCGCGTCGGGGAGTAAGCAGTTCACCGCCTGTGCGGTGTTGCTGCTGGTCGACCGTGGGCTGGTGGCGCTCGACGACCCGCTTGTCGCCTATCTCGATGGCGGTCAGTCCGGTGTCTCCGTTCACCAACTCCTGTCTCACACTTCGCGGATCGGGCACTGGGAGACCATTCCGGGGCTTGACCTGTCGGACCTCCCCGATGCGGGCGCGGTGAAGGAACTGATCGTTGCTGCTCCGCTCGGCGAGCCGGGCTGGGTGTACAGCAGTCCCGGGTATGTCTTGCTGGCTCATGTGGTCGAGGCGGTGAGTGGGCGGCCGTACGCCGAGTTCGTCAGCTCCGAGATTCTGGAACCACTCGGGCTCGCGGATACGACGGTCGCCGTGGCGCCTGCTTTCGCGGCCGAGGGTTACCACGGTGGCCGGCCGATCGGCGGGCTCGACCTTGCCGCGATCCCGGGTGCTGGGGATCTGTGGTCGACGGCTGCGGATCAGGTGCGCTTCGTCCGCGCGATCCACGCCGAGCGCAGGCTGCTCAGCGCGTCCTCGTACGAGGTCATGTGCACAGCGCACGGACCACTCGACGAGACCTGGCGGACCGAGGACGGCTGGCTCGGCGGAGAGTCGTGCGGGTACGGCGTCGGAATCGGCGTCATCGGTGGCGAGCCGGCGTACTTCCACCCTGGCGACAACTCTGGCTTCCGGTCGTTCCGGGCCTGGCTCCCGGAGACCGATCGGGCAGCCGTTGTCCTGAGCAACGACGACGCCTGCGATCCTCTTCCTGTCCTGCGGGATCTGCTCGGGTGA
- a CDS encoding DUF6153 family protein, with product MTRWRERIRQGPVKALVVVCVLAGVFAMHGLTGSHDAAMALGHEMPAPSMAGRSVADIGAVAPMSHGDPAVPGVNPAVADVPPSAGVGVELTASDGDGHLHGLGEVCLAMLAALSLALVAALVSRSLVAAYPVEMALPVTRLAIDGALPPWRRPSLSKLCVLRT from the coding sequence GTGACCCGCTGGCGCGAGCGCATTCGGCAGGGGCCGGTCAAGGCCCTGGTTGTGGTGTGCGTGCTCGCTGGTGTGTTTGCGATGCACGGCCTGACGGGCAGCCACGACGCCGCGATGGCGCTCGGGCATGAGATGCCCGCCCCGTCGATGGCCGGGCGCTCGGTCGCTGACATCGGTGCGGTGGCGCCGATGAGTCACGGCGACCCGGCCGTACCTGGGGTGAACCCCGCGGTCGCGGATGTGCCGCCTTCGGCTGGCGTTGGGGTCGAGCTGACTGCCTCGGACGGAGACGGGCACCTCCACGGCTTGGGCGAGGTGTGTTTGGCGATGCTCGCCGCGTTGTCCCTCGCCCTGGTGGCGGCGCTGGTGTCGCGGTCGCTGGTCGCGGCGTACCCGGTCGAAATGGCGCTGCCGGTGACTCGCCTCGCCATCGACGGGGCCTTGCCGCCGTGGCGTCGACCGTCGTTGTCGAAGCTCTGCGTACTACGGACCTAG
- a CDS encoding DUF305 domain-containing protein, translated as MRQNLWKTAAFIAFTGLVLAGCGGNDSGSMPGTDHSQPSSSQTSASAQAGDFNDADVTFASRMIPHHQQAVQMADMAIRKATTPEVKKLAGAIKAAQDPEIKTMSGWLTAWGKPVPAQSHGGHSAEEMPGMMTDDEMSDLGNAKDGMFDRMWTEMMIKHHLGAVAMAKAEQTGGKNAGATALAKKVEADQNREIATMRRLLRRLPAN; from the coding sequence ATGCGACAAAACCTGTGGAAAACGGCTGCCTTCATCGCCTTCACCGGGCTGGTCTTGGCCGGTTGCGGCGGCAACGACAGTGGCTCGATGCCTGGCACGGATCACAGTCAGCCGTCCAGCAGCCAGACCAGCGCATCGGCTCAGGCCGGTGACTTCAACGATGCTGACGTGACGTTCGCGTCCCGGATGATCCCGCATCATCAGCAGGCCGTTCAGATGGCCGATATGGCGATCCGGAAGGCCACCACGCCGGAGGTCAAGAAACTGGCCGGCGCGATCAAGGCTGCTCAGGATCCGGAGATCAAGACGATGTCGGGCTGGCTGACCGCTTGGGGTAAGCCGGTGCCGGCCCAATCGCACGGTGGTCACAGCGCCGAGGAGATGCCCGGCATGATGACCGACGACGAGATGTCCGATCTCGGCAACGCGAAGGACGGCATGTTCGACCGGATGTGGACCGAGATGATGATCAAGCACCATCTGGGCGCGGTCGCCATGGCCAAGGCCGAGCAGACCGGCGGCAAGAACGCCGGCGCGACGGCCTTGGCGAAGAAGGTCGAGGCCGACCAGAACCGCGAGATCGCCACCATGCGGCGGCTGCTCCGCCGCCTGCCCGCCAACTGA
- a CDS encoding multidrug effflux MFS transporter — MQQAPLPPDVSWAAPPLRTSRRQARLTVGLVATVVFLTAIAPLATDMYVPAFPQVAGDLSTTATQVQLTLTTFFVGMALGQLIGGPVSDQRGRRIPLLAALAIMTVASIVCALAPTIEVMTVARFVQGFAGGWAMVIGRAVVVDVARGAQLVRVLNIIAGVGGLAPIVGPLVGGLILQLSSWRVSFWLVAVLGVAMTVTTLIAVPETLPREHRHAGGLRSFVGAGRTVLGNREYVGYLVVAGAAMGALFAYVATSAFVLQTMNGLSPIAYSIDFAANAAGMTAAALIAARLAGRVSTRKLILTGQIAALAAGIALLVGALWLGTPLPLALVSFFVLMTAQGLMIPNGGALASAAVPEHPGTGSALQGFVQWVAAGTIAPIAGLGGDHTAVPMAVLVTAGAVVSMAGLLAAARAARGSSGWMPEEKCSPGSDGIGSLCR; from the coding sequence ATGCAGCAGGCTCCGTTGCCCCCGGACGTTTCCTGGGCGGCGCCACCCTTACGGACGTCACGTCGACAGGCGCGGTTGACCGTCGGGCTGGTCGCGACCGTGGTGTTCCTGACCGCGATCGCGCCGCTGGCCACTGATATGTACGTCCCGGCGTTCCCGCAGGTCGCCGGGGACCTGTCCACCACCGCGACGCAGGTCCAGTTGACGTTGACGACGTTCTTCGTCGGGATGGCGCTCGGCCAGCTGATCGGTGGGCCGGTCTCGGATCAGCGCGGCCGGCGGATCCCGCTCCTCGCCGCGCTCGCGATCATGACCGTGGCCTCGATCGTCTGTGCACTCGCACCGACGATCGAGGTGATGACCGTCGCCCGTTTCGTCCAGGGCTTCGCGGGTGGTTGGGCGATGGTGATCGGCCGAGCGGTCGTCGTCGACGTGGCCAGGGGCGCTCAGCTCGTCCGCGTGCTGAACATCATCGCCGGCGTCGGCGGCCTCGCCCCGATCGTCGGACCGCTCGTGGGCGGGCTCATCCTGCAACTGTCCAGCTGGCGGGTCTCCTTCTGGCTCGTCGCGGTACTCGGCGTTGCGATGACCGTCACGACGCTGATCGCGGTCCCCGAAACACTCCCGCGTGAGCACCGCCACGCCGGAGGCCTGCGTTCCTTCGTTGGTGCCGGGCGCACCGTTCTGGGCAACCGGGAGTACGTGGGGTACCTGGTGGTCGCCGGCGCCGCGATGGGGGCGCTGTTCGCCTATGTCGCCACGTCCGCGTTCGTCCTGCAGACCATGAACGGGCTTTCGCCGATCGCCTACTCGATCGACTTCGCCGCCAACGCCGCCGGCATGACAGCGGCAGCGCTGATCGCCGCCCGGCTCGCGGGCCGCGTCTCCACTCGCAAGCTCATCCTGACCGGACAGATCGCCGCACTGGCTGCCGGAATCGCTCTCCTGGTGGGCGCGTTGTGGCTCGGCACACCGCTGCCCCTCGCGCTCGTGAGCTTCTTCGTACTCATGACAGCCCAAGGCCTCATGATTCCCAACGGCGGCGCCCTCGCATCCGCCGCAGTTCCCGAACACCCCGGTACCGGCTCAGCGCTGCAGGGCTTCGTTCAATGGGTCGCCGCAGGAACCATCGCACCCATCGCCGGGCTCGGCGGAGACCACACCGCCGTACCGATGGCGGTCCTCGTCACCGCCGGTGCCGTCGTTTCCATGGCCGGTCTGCTCGCGGCCGCCCGCGCTGCTCGGGGCTCTTCTGGCTGGATGCCTGAGGAGAAATGCTCACCTGGGTCCGATGGCATCGGTAGCCTGTGCCGGTGA
- a CDS encoding cupin domain-containing protein — MTDPATDAVPPLSNEPDAVVIDDVEPTTVTTGIVRRGLPSSGDVLARVFDLAPGVTWPEVDVHDRDELIYVISGALQDHGRNYTAGTYLHYRAGSKHQPSTDVGVRILVFGPAHA, encoded by the coding sequence ATGACAGACCCAGCGACTGATGCCGTCCCACCGCTCTCCAACGAGCCGGACGCGGTGGTGATCGATGACGTCGAGCCGACCACCGTCACGACCGGAATCGTCCGCCGCGGACTGCCGTCGAGCGGCGACGTACTGGCCCGCGTCTTCGACCTGGCACCCGGCGTCACCTGGCCGGAGGTCGACGTCCACGATCGTGACGAACTGATCTACGTCATCTCCGGCGCCCTCCAGGACCACGGCCGCAACTACACCGCCGGCACCTACCTGCACTACCGAGCGGGCAGCAAGCACCAGCCGAGTACGGATGTCGGCGTCCGCATCCTCGTCTTCGGCCCTGCCCACGCCTAG
- a CDS encoding hemolysin family protein — MLILIGLVVILVLTAATAFFVAQEFAYVAVDRGRLRTLADDGRPGADRALRVTSRLSFMLSGAQLGITVTALLAGYVAEPYLGQGLANVLGLTGLSESVSLSIAVVLALIVATVIQMVFGELAPKNLAIAKPEALALALARPTLAYLTVTGPIIKAFDATSNKLLRRVGIEPVEELPQGATRQDLDRIIATSREKGLLDEDTSRLLDRGLDFRDLTAAQVMMPRVDVVTVSATDPVHAVVELLDSGHSRFPVLGESVDDVVGVVAVSDLVDVAPADRRTTPIESVASTPVFVPETLVLPAVLEQLRQSRRQLAIVVDEFGGFAGIISLEDIAEELVGEIHDEDDLPESTAVRHEDGSWSVPARWRLDEVADASGIELPDSEEYETLSGLVMQELGRIPVIGDEVVVTPPPRLDDDGQLQPQPPVALKVVAIERHVPAIVTIGSVLEVAE; from the coding sequence GTGTTGATTCTGATCGGTCTCGTCGTGATCCTCGTGCTGACCGCGGCGACGGCCTTCTTCGTGGCTCAGGAGTTCGCCTATGTCGCGGTTGACCGTGGGCGGCTGCGCACGCTGGCCGATGACGGCCGGCCTGGCGCCGACCGCGCACTGAGGGTGACCTCGCGGCTCTCCTTCATGTTGTCCGGTGCTCAGCTCGGGATCACCGTGACCGCCTTGCTGGCCGGTTACGTCGCCGAGCCGTATCTCGGCCAGGGGCTCGCGAACGTGCTGGGGCTGACCGGGTTGTCCGAGTCGGTCAGTCTGTCGATCGCGGTCGTGCTCGCGCTGATCGTTGCCACCGTCATCCAGATGGTGTTCGGGGAGCTGGCACCCAAGAACCTGGCCATCGCCAAGCCGGAGGCGCTCGCGTTGGCGCTGGCGCGGCCGACCCTGGCGTACCTGACGGTCACCGGGCCGATCATCAAGGCCTTCGACGCGACCTCCAACAAGCTGCTGCGCCGGGTCGGTATCGAACCGGTCGAGGAGTTGCCCCAGGGAGCGACCAGGCAGGACCTCGATCGGATCATCGCGACTTCGCGCGAGAAGGGTCTGCTGGACGAGGACACCTCCCGCCTGCTGGATCGTGGTCTGGACTTCCGTGATCTCACCGCGGCCCAGGTGATGATGCCCCGCGTGGACGTCGTCACGGTCAGCGCGACCGATCCGGTCCATGCCGTGGTCGAGCTGCTCGATTCGGGGCACAGCCGCTTCCCGGTACTGGGTGAGTCGGTCGATGACGTGGTCGGTGTGGTGGCGGTCTCCGACTTGGTCGACGTGGCGCCAGCGGATCGGCGGACGACGCCGATCGAGTCCGTTGCGAGCACCCCGGTGTTCGTCCCCGAGACGCTCGTACTGCCCGCCGTTCTGGAACAGCTCAGGCAGTCCCGGCGCCAGCTGGCGATCGTGGTGGACGAGTTCGGCGGATTCGCCGGCATCATCAGCCTGGAGGACATCGCCGAGGAACTCGTCGGCGAGATCCACGACGAGGACGACCTGCCCGAGTCGACAGCGGTACGGCACGAGGACGGCAGCTGGTCGGTCCCGGCACGGTGGCGCCTGGACGAGGTGGCCGATGCGTCGGGGATCGAGCTTCCGGACAGCGAGGAGTACGAAACGCTGTCCGGGCTGGTGATGCAGGAGCTCGGCCGGATCCCGGTGATCGGTGACGAGGTGGTCGTGACGCCGCCACCACGACTGGACGATGACGGGCAGCTGCAGCCCCAGCCGCCGGTCGCGTTGAAGGTGGTCGCGATCGAGCGGCACGTACCGGCGATCGTCACCATCGGCAGCGTTCTGGAGGTGGCCGAATGA